The nucleotide window CTTATTCAAAATTGGCTGCAGagcattttttacaaaagacTGGCCCCAAAACCCCTTTAAAagttcaccacttcctatgtgtttttgctgggaagaagtggcgcaacaaactccccagcaacacatgtctgtctgtaggttagaagaaccagCCATACTGATGTTACGGTTGAAATTGATATAAGCCCAATTTTTCGCCATTTATTTGTCTCAAATTCTCTTTgggcgtgtgtgtgtgtgtggttaaGAGTGAATGTGTATACGCACCATATATAATGGTTGTCATGATGCGGCGCTCGCATGACGCCGACGCCGCCGCCGAGCCGCCGGTAGTTCATCGCGCCACATAATCGCCATTGGTTCGATTCCGGGTCAAACACCTACAACATTACAACGTATAGTGTCAATTACATTGGAGTTTATCGACAAAGAGCTTTTTGGAGAAATAACATCCTTCCTACGCACTTATCAACAGATGGAATAAAATCCCTTTGGTTGTATAGATCTGAATGGGTAACTGAAAACATCTTTGAAAGACTTATTTACTGATTGAAAAGTAATCctatgtttatatttgttttgcaaTCTATTAGTTTACTCTTAAAACACAATCTACATAGAATTCAGTTAACAATTACCTCTATAGACTTAAGATAGGCGGTGCCGTCGAAGCCGCCGACGGCATACAGCTGCCCGTTGACGACGGCCAGGCCGACGCCCGAGCGTCGTGATGTCATCGCCACCACCGGCGACCACGTGTCCGTGTGTGGCTCGTAACTGTGGAGATATAGcgaattttattaaagtatttttcgGTGCGATTTCTGTTGGTCGTTCTGCAGGACGTCGGGATTAAATCTTTACTTTCAGAAAGTGATAGTCTTAGTTGAGATGAGACAAACGTGGACATAAAAATTCGGGTGTAAATTATGTGGTACCGCAATGCTGAAGTGCCGTCATCCGGCGAGATAGTGACAGAATGATTTACAGTTTATGATATAAAAAGGTTGAGGTTGAGGTTTAGAAGTAGCTGTAAGTGTAAAGCACTGTATTGAGTGCATGACTGACTACGCTTGTTGGTGCTGAGCAGTAGCTATGTGAGTGTGCGACTGACCGCTCGGCAGAGGAGAGCTCGGTGCAGTCGTCGCGGCCGCCGACGGCGTAGATCTGTCCGTCGAAGACGGCGCAGCCGAGGTGCTTGCGGCGCGTGGACATGCTGGCGGCCTGGCTCCACTTGTTGCTGCGCGGGCAGTACCGCTCCACCGAGCTCAGCGGCGCCGCGCCGTCCGACCCGCCCACGGCGTACAGCTGCCCGCCCAGCACCGCCACCGCCACGCCCAGCCGCCGCGTGTTCATCGGCGCCACCTGGGGAGTACGTACATTAGGGACCGGCCGGCAGTGCAGGTGTGCTCGCCCTGGTTGAGCACGCACCTTGGTCCAGCGGTTCTCCTTGGGGTCGTATCGCTCGACGTGGTTGAGGCACTGCACGCCGTCCTGGCCGCCGACGGCGTACAGGGCGCCCTCCAGCACGGCCACGCCGACAGACGTGCGGCACGACGACGTCGGCGCCACCGACCCGCACCACTGCAACAGTACATTTCTCAAATTAATCGGCGCATCATGTTTTCTATTTCCGTACTCATCTAACTACCATCATATCACAAGTAATATTTTTCCTAGCCATTAAAATACATCTACAGACTTTTTGAACTGCATATTTCATGTATGGCTAGGGGTATCAAGACTGgtagaaataacaataaaaaagtaattcgTTCGACTTACTATTTTTGTCAATAGCTATCGCATCACAAAATGATCTACCTACTCTCTTTTTGATCCTCAAACCTCAAAGCTTGCGTATCACTGACCTGATTAGTCTGCGGATCATACCGCTCGATGCTGTTGAGATAGCTCTGTCCGTCATGGCCGCCGACGGCGTACAGCAGGTCGTGCAGCACGGCCACGCCGACGCCGCAGCGCCGCTTGGACATGGGCGCCACCATCTTCCACTCCGACGTCTGCGGGTCGAACCGCTCCACCGACGCGATGGCGTCGCCTGAACACCACCCGCCCACAGCGAACAGGACTTCTCCTGGAAATGCACGACATTGaattaacaaaaaagtaaatactaGAGCCGGTAATAATAATAACGCAATCAAAAGTGCCAAAGTTGTGTTAATTGTCAAATTGATTTGCAATTAGAACTATGACGAAAATAGTAGTACAGAATGAGCTTCGGGCGCCGCAGTCTCAATATGGAaagcataaattaaaaaataaattgataaattatatacagaattaataaatattttattatttcgttgACTCCCAACAATTTGGGATAAATTAAAGGGAATTAGGAGTTCTTTAAAACTACATACttaaaaatgtacctttataaaaTTCTCATTTACAAACCGAATTTCACTAACCTCGTCTCGTAGGCTTCCTAGGCCTTGTCCTAGGTCCCTGCATGAGCGGCCTCTCCTGGGGCAGCAGCAGGTAGTTCTTGGCCTCATCCAGCAGGTCGCGGCAGGCGTCGTCGGACCGGATCAGCAGCTCTGAGGATACTGTGCCCACGAGGAACTTGGGGCTTAGAAGTGGCAGCCGCACGTGTTGTAAGACCTAGAAATGAGGGTTATTCTTCATATTAATTGGTCATTGGCTAATGATATTTGATGCAGTAAACCTGTGTCTCTCTAttcagaaattaattatttattatatattactGGATGATACAGAAAATATCTAGGGAGAGGTcacataatgtataaaaaataaaaatatctacataaatatCGTATTGTATATCTTCAAAAGGTACTGATTcgtttttttctttagttaacaaGAAGGAGTAGGTAAACAGcccttattgtaaataaataaccttgTTTTTGGCGCAGTCGAGTAAATTAGAAAGAAGAATggtccaaaaaaatatttctgtgaaaaATAGAATCACCCACATTTACTATATAAACTAAGTTCCTCACCTGTGCCAGATGCTGTCTCCTTTCAGCCACATTATACTTGACCCAGGACATGACAGCCTGGAAGGTCTGCTCCTCCGAGCGCACGTTCAGCTCGTCCGACGACACGATGTCGATCAGCTGCGCCGCCGGCAGCAGTAGGAACTCTTCGCTTTCCATTACCTGGGTACCAGATACGGGAGAATAGAATGGGTATAAtataggcggtcaccaaaaatatttttaagactctaagctgaggcaccaaataaaataaacaactccaaaaaaaataaattgactttattaaaagggcactaaagtatctaatgttatgatccaaaaaaaataaaataacatcagaaaaatcgcaaatctcgcacaaatattatttttggttcccaaaatggattaatggtcaccaaattctatccaactaaaagattattattactaccaaaaatcaaagttagtgacgaaaacgaatcgctgcaaaaccgactccacgtagtcttgtctgccctacccctagagtgcaattcaaaaccgcgtaggcgcggaggggcgaggcggcctgcgagctgaggcgcaggtagtttcagcgctcgccgccgcggctgaggctggccggcactgccggccagcaagccgaagctgcggtggtgagcgtgaaaaccagctgcgacgataagctcgcatgggaccgccggagccccgcagcgccggagccgtgacagaagccatgcttgctgcatgttgcgtgcttacattttaaacgcactgagttacacacaaattcatataacaataaataagcgacgtacgtttgggaaccctagtatattaattggtatttgggaaatattctagcgatcgttagcttttttagtctaacaaaaatgaccaaattaggagtcatggtattacataattggtaacatctaagtagtgacaatatataatatttggtctaaagtgtattttaaaggcgtccatatatttttttagtagtcaatgagacgaaaaaatggtttaatctaataatatttttggaaacgttatttggtgaccatttatccattttggtaaccgtttagaatttttttggtagtaaaataggtacttttttgggtggcgtttaaacacaagccgaATAGAATCTAGTAGGGGACTATTAAGAAGAAATTGGTTACGgcagaaaaaataacaaaaaagataaaacaggAACATAGAAAAAAGTTTTCATGGTAAAAGGTCttgaaaaagcaaaaaaaaaagtcttaaaaatGATAAGTTCTTGTTCATTGGGGCTTTGTGAAAACCCGTTTTTGCTCTGAAGGACGCCCTCTCTGTAGTACCCAGAGATCCTAAAGGATTTGAAAACAGCTCAGTTTAGGGGAGAACTAATTCAACTTTcgcttaatatttttaactataacATACCTCTGGAAAGTTCTGTTGTGTGAATTTGTCAGCGATCCGGAGCAGTTCTCGGCAAGAGTGTGTGTCGGCGAAGGCGCGGATGCCGAGGCAGTTGGAGCAGTCCAGCTGCCGCTTGAGGAACTCGCAGCACACGTCCTGGATCTCCTGGAGTTGCAGCAGGCATGCTGCCGGGAGCAACGCCTGGGGAACAGGGTTATTGAAGACTGACTTACAAAGTCAGGGTCTTCAAATACGAGTAATCAACATTTTTCCAATCAGAGCTAACCTTCTTTTCTTTTATTGACATTCAAAAATGCGTCGAAAGACCTTGGTCTGATTGCATGTTTAATCCTTTCCGTGTCACcgttttcaaaatgtaaatatgtacacaaAAGTAAGTAGTTCAATCATGTAACGAATTCAGATTACGATTTAAGGGCACTATTTATTGCGAAACACTTAGGGGACTTTTTGGATGACTTAACACCACTTTGAAGGGATAAGAGAGACAATTGTGGTCTTCTAATGCCCTAAATTCTTGGAGGATCCTGTGGCGCCGCAACTGACCTGAACATTGCTCTCCTCGACGACGATGTGGGCAGTGTAGCAGAACTCGACGAGCTGCTCCATGGCTTGCTCGTCCACGTCGCGGATGGTCACCTCGGTGGCGCGCGACTCGGCCAGCTCGCCCGTGAACATCGCGCGGAAGTACGGGCTGCATGCTGACAGGATCACCCTGGATTGCGAACAGTCCAGTGTAATATACTGGGCATGTATTGCCGTTGACTCATTAAGAAGACGAAATCCTTTATACGGCCTTTGTACTCACAGGTTTAATGTAAATCTATTGGGCTTTACGATAGGGGCAAATGAGAGTTTGCAGCTTGGGAATACTGTCTTAGCAATTTATTGTCGAATGCAAGTgaatgcaattttattatttagcttcTAGTGTTTATACTGCCAGGATCCAAAAGAGTGATTAAACATTTGgatgtttataaaaacataaacatctgtGTATTTCCCAAGaaactattaaaatagtttcaaaacaaaacataaaagaatTATCATAAAAACAACGTAGGAAAAAACTAGGTCAACTTTaaacaaagaatattttaaagataagcagtcttacttataaactaacagccttacttataaaaatcaacaaatcatcttctaagcattgttttaagtaattactacttaaagccttaagtagtgattaaattattttgacctataaacgttgcttaagcatgtcttaagtaatgaacagataatgacataaaaacatactaatttctcaacactaccggaatgttggtagcttaaaaaaatatttgtcatcaaaacgttgtgtaatggcaacaatgacatccgtaaaatataaaattaaaaagttgagctgtcaataaaccggaaatgaaaaatcagctggtaagaatccagccattttgataattagcgggttaaacaagggtgtgaggctacttaatttgacagctcatttaagacaatgatttatttcagccacgtttataagtaagattttttcttaaacatctcttaagtataacttattattttataagtaaggctgtaataagttatacttaaggggtgtttaagaaaaaatcttacttataaacgtggctgaactaaatcattttcttagcaatgtcttaaatgagctgtcaaattaagtagcctcacacccttgtttaacccactaattagcaaaatggctggattcctaccagctgatttttcatttccggtttattgacaactcaactttttaattttatattttacggatgccattgttgccattacacaacgttttgatgacaaatatttttttaagctaccaacattccggtagtgttgagaaattagtatgtttttatgtcattatctgttcattacttaagacatgcttaagcaacgtttataggtcaaaataatttaatcactatttaaagctttaagtagtaattagctAAAACAATGATTACAAGATGATTagatgatttttataagtaaggctgaagATATCTAAATCCTTGCAGACTGAGCAGCATACAAACTGCttataaatgcaaatataaaatgtttgaattattttgttttgcagcCAGGACTTCTCGGTAAAATACGACTCGGATTTTATGAGGTAAAAGTAAACTTCTGTCTGCCTTAGTATAGTTTCAGGAGGGTATTCTTCAAACAGACTCTTTACCTTCACACATCAGTACAAAAGAGGTTTACAACCTACCGGTGAGCAAAGAGTTTCCTGTTAGCGACATTGAGCACCACATCACACAGCTCCCGGTGACGGCGCAGCGCCGACAGCTCGCCGAGGATGGCGCGCGGGTGTTTCTCCGACGTGTGCGACAGccgcgccccgccgccgccgccgccgcccggcgACCCGCCCTCCCCCATCCTGGACACCCGTCACCACAACTTTACCTTCACACCCCCCTTATACTTaagccggcaatacacggaccgcttgaagcagtcaggggcaacagcttcaagctgtcgaccgcccgaatcagttgcaactgctcgagcggttcgtgtatgctctgcagttcactgtgcattcgacagcttgaagctgtcgcccctgactgctgGCAGTTCCTGTATTGCCGGCCTCGAACACAGTGCAGTGAGAACTCCAGCACAAGTCAGTCCTTGTGAGGTGTGCGAAGATTCGGTGGTAGTAAGCGAAAACAATAAGCACCTATAGCCTTCAAATTACATACATTGAAGCAGTTGGAATCTACTAGACACGGAAAGCGGGGGATCAATTGTTTTAAAAGCCTTTTGTAAGGCTCATTTGCAGTTGCCTCGCCATGTAGACTGTGGGCTTTTGaaaaatgaactcaattttaCCTTTGATCAAGAAATACTTATAATACAACattgaacttaaaaatattttgatagtttaagttttaagttaattactTCATGTTCCGGGCCTCAAACAATATGGCGTCGGGCCGGACCGAAAGCCCAAAGGGCAGCATGCGGCCCGCGAGATTCAGCTTGTGTTTCGCTGAAAATATACAATTTGAACGTCAGAGACtttcaacaaataaaagtaaTCATATTCttggtcaaaaatataaatgcgtTTGTGGatagtcattaaaaaaataaatttccttCTAAAAGAACAGCTGCTAACAGAAATGCTTGTATTTTTGTCGTGGTTATACCTTTCGCTTTCCAAAATAATGTGTTTAAACAACAAACTGTGTGGTCAATACTTCattcgtttgtttgtaaataacgTTGTTAAAAATATCTCTGGCAGACGGACGTCTCTTTAGTTCCTGAGCTACTCGAAACGACGTTTTAAATGTGGAAAACCCTTCTTCGGACGCTTTCGCTAATAAAGGCTTACAATTCAGTATCAACGTAAGTATTCCAGATCGAAACTGCAGCTATAAATAATGCAGGTGGACGCTACAATCCAACTATTAGAAAAGCCAATAGAATATTCAGAGGAAAGCCGTGCATGACCACTGTAATTGAGAAATCGATGTCTAAGGAGGACGATTATAATACATCAGAATTAGTTTAGCAAGatcttcatacaaataaatcattttaaccATCCGACTTCTTCCGTCCACGCAAAC belongs to Helicoverpa armigera isolate CAAS_96S chromosome 6, ASM3070526v1, whole genome shotgun sequence and includes:
- the LOC110376995 gene encoding kelch-like protein diablo isoform X1; translated protein: MLPFGLSVRPDAILFEARNMKMGEGGSPGGGGGGGARLSHTSEKHPRAILGELSALRRHRELCDVVLNVANRKLFAHRVILSACSPYFRAMFTGELAESRATEVTIRDVDEQAMEQLVEFCYTAHIVVEESNVQALLPAACLLQLQEIQDVCCEFLKRQLDCSNCLGIRAFADTHSCRELLRIADKFTQQNFPEVMESEEFLLLPAAQLIDIVSSDELNVRSEEQTFQAVMSWVKYNVAERRQHLAQVLQHVRLPLLSPKFLVGTVSSELLIRSDDACRDLLDEAKNYLLLPQERPLMQGPRTRPRKPTRRGEVLFAVGGWCSGDAIASVERFDPQTSEWKMVAPMSKRRCGVGVAVLHDLLYAVGGHDGQSYLNSIERYDPQTNQWCGSVAPTSSCRTSVGVAVLEGALYAVGGQDGVQCLNHVERYDPKENRWTKVAPMNTRRLGVAVAVLGGQLYAVGGSDGAAPLSSVERYCPRSNKWSQAASMSTRRKHLGCAVFDGQIYAVGGRDDCTELSSAERYEPHTDTWSPVVAMTSRRSGVGLAVVNGQLYAVGGFDGTAYLKSIEVFDPESNQWRLCGAMNYRRLGGGVGVMRAPHHDNHYIWNRKDSVV
- the LOC110376995 gene encoding kelch-like protein diablo isoform X2; translation: MGEGGSPGGGGGGGARLSHTSEKHPRAILGELSALRRHRELCDVVLNVANRKLFAHRVILSACSPYFRAMFTGELAESRATEVTIRDVDEQAMEQLVEFCYTAHIVVEESNVQALLPAACLLQLQEIQDVCCEFLKRQLDCSNCLGIRAFADTHSCRELLRIADKFTQQNFPEVMESEEFLLLPAAQLIDIVSSDELNVRSEEQTFQAVMSWVKYNVAERRQHLAQVLQHVRLPLLSPKFLVGTVSSELLIRSDDACRDLLDEAKNYLLLPQERPLMQGPRTRPRKPTRRGEVLFAVGGWCSGDAIASVERFDPQTSEWKMVAPMSKRRCGVGVAVLHDLLYAVGGHDGQSYLNSIERYDPQTNQWCGSVAPTSSCRTSVGVAVLEGALYAVGGQDGVQCLNHVERYDPKENRWTKVAPMNTRRLGVAVAVLGGQLYAVGGSDGAAPLSSVERYCPRSNKWSQAASMSTRRKHLGCAVFDGQIYAVGGRDDCTELSSAERYEPHTDTWSPVVAMTSRRSGVGLAVVNGQLYAVGGFDGTAYLKSIEVFDPESNQWRLCGAMNYRRLGGGVGVMRAPHHDNHYIWNRKDSVV